The sequence ATCTTTCCAGGTCGTCATTTGATGGCACGTTCATAATCTCCCCACTCGTCAATATCTGTTAATTCGGCTAATAACTCGAAGGTCAGACTGTTTTGCAAAATAGCTAATTCGGTCAGTTGCCGAAGTTCAGGCTGGCTCCAGGGCATATTTTCGAACAAAAAAGGAAACAATTGCTTCATACCCAATAAATAATAACCACCATCGGTCGCCGGGCCAATCACAACGTCGGCTACGTTCAGCGCGTCGAAAGCCAGTTGGATATGATCTGAAGTAATATCGAGGCAATCGCTGCCAATAATGACAATTCGGTCGCCGGAAGAACCCTCGCTAATCTGTTCTCGGAAAGCGTTCAGCATACGTTGGCCCAGGTCATCACCAGTCTGAAGTCGTTTCTCGTAACGATCCCAACCGTCGCTCGGGTTTATGAAATCGCCGTAGTATACAACTTTATGATACGGTAACCCCTGCGTAATGTTCTGAGTATGCCGAAGCAGGTGCCGATATACTTGTACGGCCCGTTCATCGCCAACGGTTCGGGCAATGCGCGTTTTGACCTGACCGGCAATGGGGTTTTTAACGAAGATAATAAGGTGATTCTCGGCCATACGAGGGTTTGGTGGTAACTTGCGAACGAAATTAGTGATTGGAGATTAGTCGTCTGGCGTAAATGCCAGCCAACCACTAATCACCAGTCACTAAACACTAATAAAACCATGAGCAAACAAATTGTTTATACGGAACAGGCTCCCGCGCCGATCGGGCCTTATAGTCAGGCCGTAAAGGTGAAGGATATGCTATTCGTTTCTGGGCAGGTAGCCATTGAATTAGCTCCACTTGGCGACATCCAGGCTGAAACGCAGAAAGTAATGGAAAACATCGGAGCCATTCTGAGAGCTGCTGGAATGGACTATGTTAACGTTGTCAAGTCTAGTATTTTTGTCAAAGACATGAACAATTTCGCGGCTATCAATGAAGTATATGGCCGGTTCTTTACCAGCGAACCACCCGCCCGCGAAACCGTTGAAGTGGCTCGTTTGCCAAAAGATGTAAATGTTGAAATTTCAGTAATAGCTGTGCAATGAGTGAATGGGCGACTGAGTAAATGAGTGAATGAGTGAATAGCCTGGTTAGCGTATGTGGTGCGCCTAAGCTATTCACTCATTTACTCATTCACCCATTCACTCATTTACTAATTATTACTCCCATGCAAAACACTGTTCGCGTTCGTTTCGCACCCAGTCCTACCGGCCCGCTGCATATTGGCGGGGTGCGTACTGCGCTTTATAATTACCTGTTCGCCCGGAAAATGGGCGGCAAAATGCTCCTTCGTATCGAAGATACCGATCAGAATCGCTTTGTGCCGGGTGCCGAAGACTATATTCTGGAAGCCCTTCGCTGGGTTGGTATCGAGATCGACGAAGGGCAGGGAACGGGCGGGCCTCATGCGCCTTACCGCCAGTCGGAGCGTAGAGACATTTACCAGAAAGAAGCTCAGCGATTAGTTGACGAAGG comes from Spirosoma aureum and encodes:
- a CDS encoding Rid family detoxifying hydrolase, coding for MSKQIVYTEQAPAPIGPYSQAVKVKDMLFVSGQVAIELAPLGDIQAETQKVMENIGAILRAAGMDYVNVVKSSIFVKDMNNFAAINEVYGRFFTSEPPARETVEVARLPKDVNVEISVIAVQ
- a CDS encoding TIGR04282 family arsenosugar biosynthesis glycosyltransferase, with translation MAENHLIIFVKNPIAGQVKTRIARTVGDERAVQVYRHLLRHTQNITQGLPYHKVVYYGDFINPSDGWDRYEKRLQTGDDLGQRMLNAFREQISEGSSGDRIVIIGSDCLDITSDHIQLAFDALNVADVVIGPATDGGYYLLGMKQLFPFLFENMPWSQPELRQLTELAILQNSLTFELLAELTDIDEWGDYERAIK